The genomic region CCGGTGCAGCAGGCCGATGTGCGGGTCGGCACGCTGCACGACCTCGCCGTCCATTTCCAGCACCAGGCGCAGCACGCCGTGGGCCGCCGGGTGCTGCGGCCCGAAGTTCAGGGTGTAGTTCTTGATCTCGGCCATGTTCGTCTCACTGCTCGTTGCGCGTGGTACCGCCTGCGTACTGGGCTTCGCGGACGACGCGCGGCACGTTCTCGCGCGGCTCGATGGTGACGGGCTGGTAGACGACGCGGCGCTGCTTCTCGTCGTAGCGCATCTCGGTGTAGCCCGAGATGGGGAAATCCTTGCGGAACGGGTGACCGATGAAACCGTAGTCGGTCAGGATGCGGCGCAGATCTGGGTGGCCGGAGAAGACGATGCCGAAGAGGTCGAACGCTTCGCGCTCGAACCAGTTGGCACAGGGCCACAGGTCGGTGACAGTCTCGACCATCGGCGCCTCAT from Lautropia mirabilis harbors:
- a CDS encoding NADH-quinone oxidoreductase subunit C produces the protein MSTETLVAALQDALGERILGLSTALGEVTIEISGDCHHIVCERLRDDPRLGFEVMIDLCGIDYSTYGNAEWDAPRFAVVMQLLSIRHNHRVRLRSFCMDDEAPMVETVTDLWPCANWFEREAFDLFGIVFSGHPDLRRILTDYGFIGHPFRKDFPISGYTEMRYDEKQRRVVYQPVTIEPRENVPRVVREAQYAGGTTRNEQ